DNA from Asticcacaulis excentricus:
CCACTTCAACGCGCTCTGGCGTACATTTTGCTTTTGTGCCTCGGTTCCACCGAGAAAGTGGAAGTCCAGAGTCCGACCCACATCCCACAGCTTCGTCGTCGGAAGCCCGAGCCTGAGTGCGCCGTCGGGTGCCGTGCGCTTGTCAGTTGGGGGCGGTGGGGTGACATCTACGCAGGTATGGTACAACAGACTGTGAGCTGGTTCGGTCATTTCTGTCTCCCCGATCAGAGCGCTTTCCGGATAAAAAAGCGTGTTAAACCAAAAATTTAGAGTGTGGTTTCTGTTTTCAGCATAGCGAAACACGCTCTACCCTGGGCGCATCTTCATCTTTGGGCACCTATTGACAATCGTGTTATTTAGATAAAAATCAACCTTAAGTATAGTAACGCACAATGGGTATTTGATTTTCCATTAAAGATTGTATTGTGAAGAGTTCGCTAAGGCGTTGGCGGTTGCCGAATGCGCACAGGGCCCAGAATTATCTTGCCAGTTTGTGGGGGAGCCTGTGTAAGGACGAGATGCACACACTCAGCGACCAAATCCTCGACCGGGGTGCGATCCTGCTTCTGGCCAACAGGGGCGAGCCTGTGCGACTGGTCGGCTGTGAGGCCGAGGGGCTGGACCTCAGCGATTTTATTCTGAACGGCTGGGTGTTCGAAGACTGCATCCTGCGCAAGACCAAGTTTCGCGGGACAAAACTGGAGCAGGCGCAGTTTATTTCCTGCAAGGGCGGGCAAGCCGATTTTACCTCCGCCGATCTGACCGAGGCGCAGTTCACGGCGTGCGATTTTAACAACACCCCGTTCAAGGGAGCGGGCCTCGCGCAGGCGCGTTTTCTGCGCTGCAAGCTGACCGGTGCCGATTTCAGCCATAGCCGCAATATGGACGTCAACTTTGAGGATTGTCGCCTCAATGATGCGCGGCTGAAGAATTTTTCCTTTGTCAAACAGACGCTGAAATCACTCGATCTGACCAATGCCGACCTTCAGGGCTGCGATTTCCGGCAGGCGGTGTTCGAAGAATGCAGCCTGCGCGACGCCCTGCTCGATCATGCTCGCTTTGAAGGGGCGGATCTGCGCGGAACCGATATCGGCGGGGTGCGTCTTGAGGATGCGCGCCGTTTCAAAGGGGCGACCATTTCGCGCTCTCAGGCCGCAGAACTCCTTTCGGAACTGGGACTTAAGGTGCGATAACATTTCGCACACGCAACAAACGCCACAAAATTACCTAAAATTACAAACGTTTAACGGGTCATATCTGCAAAATAATGTATGGAGAAAGCAACGGGGGTGCGCCATCGCGTCGTATAAGGACGGCGGACCTGCCCGCCCATACATTTTCTCAGAGCACCCACATGTCCTCTTCCAAACGCCTCGCCGGCACCAGCCTGTCCGTCCTAGCCTCGCTTTTGCTGGTGTCCGCCGCGGCGGCGCAGACCACGACCGCCCCCGCTGAAAAGCCTGCCGAACAGAAGGCCACGGAAAAGACGCCTGAAAAGGTGGAGGAGCCGACGACTGTTACCGTCACCGGCGCCAAGTCGCAGAACCGTATCGACCGGCAGGTCTATGACAACAGCAAGAATGCTGACGCGGCCATTGGTACGGCGGCAGATACGCTGAACAAGGTGCCTGGCGTCACGGTCGATGCCAACGGTAATGTCGCCCTGCGCGGCAATACCAATGTGCAGGTCTATATTGACGGCAAGCCCTCGGCCATGATGCAGGGCGACAACCGCGCCGGGGCCATTCAGGCCATGTCGGGCGGTGATATCGCTTCGGTCGAGGTGATGAACAATCCGGGTGCGCAGTTCTCGTCCGAAGGCACCGGCGGCATCATCAATCTGGTGATGCGCAAGAACCGCCGTCCGGGCGGCTTCGGCTCGGCGAACGTGGCTGTGGGGGATGGCCGATACAATGGCGGCGTCAACGGCAGCTATACGGTGGGTAAGATTTCGCTGAATGGCGGTATCAACTATCGCGACGAAAGCGGTACAGGCCGCACGACGCGCCGCCTGATCAATCGTGATGCTAATGGCAATATCGTTTCGCGCACCGACTCCAATGGTGAAGGCACCGGCGGTTTCACCAACTTCGCCCTCAATGGCGGTATCGACTATAATCTCGATGACACCAATACGCTGAGCGCGCAGGTCACCTATAACAAGCGGGAATTCACCAGTGAAGGTACCGGTGTTTCGGCCACCTATAATGCGCTGGGGGCCGCGACGCAGCGTTTTATCAACCAGTCACGCTCCAAAAACCCCGGCTCGGACCAAAGCCTCGCCCTGACCTGGAGCCATACGGGTAATCTGCCGGGTGAAACCCTGAAGGCCGATCTGCGCATCAGCCGTTCGACGGGCGGCAGCGAATACGTGAATATCAATAATTTTACGGTACCTACCGTATCGACGACCACCGACACCAAGATTTCGTCGCGCGCGCTGAGCAGTACCGTGTTCAGCATCGACTATAACCGCCCAGTCGGCACGGATCAGTTGACCACGGGTATTCAGATCACGCGCGACGACAATACGGTCAGCAATGAATCGACCGGTATCGGCGCCGACGGTCTGAGCAATGACCTCCTGTCGAGCCGCTTCCAGTACAAACAAACCATCAGCGCGGCCTATGCCACCTATCAGAAGCCGTTTGGCGAAAAGTGGGTGGTTCTGGGCGGCGTGCGCGTCGAAAACCTCGACCTTGACACCCTGCTGGCCAGTACGGGGACGCGCACCAGCATCAACTACACCAAGGTCAGCCCCAGCCTCTTCGCCACCTACCTGCTGTCGGATACGGCCAAGCTGCGCTTCTCCTACGCGCGTCGTTTGCAACGTCCGAACCCCCAGGCGCTCAACGCGGCGATCACCTATGTCGATGCGCAGAACGTCAGTCAGGGCAACCCGAACCTCAAGCCGCAGGAAACGGACTCGTTCGAAGTGGGTTATGAGGTGACCAAGCCCAAGATCAACTATCAGATCCGTGGCTATTACCGCGAAAACAACGACGTCATCACGCAGACGAGCCGATTCCTGACGGGCAATGTGCTGCTGACGACGCAGGAAAACGGTGGGTCGAGCACGGCGGGCGGCGTGGAAGTCAATATCAATGGTCAGGTGACGCCAAAGCTCAACCTGTCTCTGGGTGGCGATGTTGCGCGCACCGAACTGACCACGCCGGCCAATGGCACGCAGGAAGCGGACTCGGTCAATGGTCGTATGAACTTCACCTATACCCTGACGCCGAAGGATACGCTTCAGGCCTTCTTCTTCGCGCGCGGCAAGACCCTAACCGGGCAGGGCTATACCGAGCCGTTTGGTATGGGCAACATCACCTACGCCCGCAAGCTGACGCCGAAGGCGACCCTGACGGTGACGGTGCGCGACCCGCTGAATACCGGCAAGTCGGTGAGCTATACCGACACCAAGACTGTCTATTCGGAATCGAGCCGCAGCCAGCAGGCCAGTGTGTTCTACGTCGGTCTGCGCTACACCTTTGGCGGCCCGGCTCCGGCCAATGCCCAGCAGAACCAGATGCGTATGATGGGGGGCCCCGGCATGGGCCCGCGTCCGGGCGGGATGTAAAAGGGGTCAAGGGGCTGCGGCCCCTCTACCCCATAATTCTCGGCGTTACTTCGGCACCACGCGCACAATGCGGCCTTCGGCATTGTCAAACGCCGCGTAAAGCGCGCCGTCCGGCCCCTGCACCACGTCGCGGATACGTTCCCTGAAGTTGGTGAGCAGCTTCTCTTCCTTCACTACCTTGCCGTTTTCCAGCGTAATCATGCCGAGGTAGCGGAACTTCAGAGAGGCGACGAACACCTTGCCCTGCCACTGTTTATACGGCCCGTTGTAGAAGACCATATTGCCAGGGGCCATTGACGGGGTCCAGTAATAGAGCGGCTGTTCCAAGCCTTCCTTTGCCGTTTGACCGATCTTGCCGCCGCCATATTCTTCGCCATAGGTGATCAGCGGCCAGCCATAGTTCTTGCCCGGCTTGACGATGTTGATTTCGTCACCGCCCTGCGGACCGTGCTCATTGGTCCACAGATCGCCGGTTTCCGGGTGCACAAAGGCCCCCTGCTGATTACGATGCCCAAGGCTCCAGATTTCCGGTTTGGCTCTGGCCGTCTTCACAAACGGATTGTCGTCGGGGATCGAGCCGTCCGGGTGGATGCGCAGCGTCTTACCGACGGTGGTATCCAGCCGCTGCACCAGAGGCCGTTGATTGGCGCGGTCACCGACGGTGATAAACAGGTACTGCCCGTCTTTTGAAAAGACGATGCGCGACCCCCAGTGGTTGGCACTTTCGACCTTGGGTGTTTGCCGCCAGATGACCTGAAGACCGGTAATGGCCGAACCGTCGAGCTTGCCGCGCGCCACGGCCGTACCCGCCGTATCGTTTTCGCCCTCTTCGGAGAAGCTGAAATAGACGAGGCCGTTTTCGCTGAATTTCGGATCGACCGCGACGCCCAGAAGACCGCCCTGACCATAATCGACCACGGTGGGGCCACCGGAAATCGACTGAAGGCTCTTGCCGTCTTTACTGATCAGCTTGATCCCACCTGCCTTTTCCGTAACCAGCAAACGCCCGTCGGGCAGGAAGGCCATGCCCCAGGGCTGTTCGATCCCTTCGGCGAATACGCTGGCTTCAAAAGCGTTCGATTCAGGCGCAGGGTGGCTGGCCGTCTGGGCGCAGGCAGGTGTGGTCAGGAGCAGGCTCAGGCTCAAACCGGTAAGCAACAGATCGCGGCGTTTCATCAGGGCCTCTTTTCGCAAGGGTTTGCGCGAGATTAACACTCCCTGATACGGCCGCCACTTAAAAACCGATTGCACAATGGCTTGATAGCGCAAGAAAAAACCCCGCCGGACGAACCAGCGGGGTTTCAATTTCGACAAGCGGTAGAGGGTTAGCCCTCGGTGGACTCGCTGGCCGCCATCTGGGCGCGCAGTTCGTCGCCCTTCGAGCCGCGCGTCGAGTTTTGCGAACGCTCGACGATACGGGCCGACTTGCCGCGACGGTCGCGCAGATAGTACAGCTTGGCGCGACGCACGACGCCACGGCGCTTGACTTCGATCGAGTCGATGTTCGGCGACAGCAGCGGGAACTTACGCTCCACGCCTTCGCCGAAGGAAATCTTGCGGACGGTGAAGGTTTCGTTGATGCCCGTGCCGGCGCGGGCGATCACGACGCCCTCATAGGCCTGAACGCGCTCACGGTCGCCTTCCTTGATCTTCACGTTGACGCGGACGGTGTCACCCGGTTGGAAAGCCGGAACGGTCTTACCAGCCTTCAGCTTGGCGACTTCTTCGGCTTCGATCTTTTGAAGCAGGTTCATGATGTAACTCCAATTTTGGGCTTACTCCGCTTTGGGAGCGCCTTTTGCCTGTGATTTGGAAAGATACGCCGCCCAGAGGTCGGGTCTGCGTTCCTTCGTGGTTGCCTCTCTTTGTTTTTGCTTCCACACGGCTATCTTCTTGTGATCGCCGGACAAAAGCACTTCGGGGATGTCGAGGCCCTCAAACGTCCGCGGTCGCGTGTACTGCGGGTGTTCGAGGAGACCATCCTCAAAACTCTCGGTATCGAGGCTTTCGGCGGCTCCCAGTACACCGGGGATGAGCCGCACGACTGCCTCTATGGTGACCATCGCCGCCGACTCTCCGCCCGCAAGGACGGCGTCACCGACGCTGATTTCCTCAAAGCCGCGCGCATCGAGCACGCGCTGATCAACGCCTTCGAAACGACCGCACAAGACGATCAGGCCCGAAGCCTTCGACCATTCCCTGACCTTGTCCTGAGTGAGCCGCCGTCCACGGGCGCTCATATAGACTTTGGGCCGGTCATCGGACCCCAGACTGTCCAGCGCCTTGGCGATTACATCGGCCTTCAGCACCTGTCCGGGACCGCCCCCGGCAGGGGTGTCGTCGAGAAAGCCGCGCTTATCGCTCGAAAAGGTCCGAATGTCCACAGGCTCAAGCGCCCAAAGGCCAGATTCTTTTTGTGCATTCCCCAGAACCGATACCCCTAGCGGGCCGGGAAAGGCTTCCGGGAACATGGTCAGCACCGACACGCGATAGGGCGCGGGGGTCTCAGGGGGATGTTCAGGCAGATCGGTCATTGGGCGGGGCCATAGCACAGACCCCGACCGTACCGCAAATCGCCTGTGCCTTAACGACGCCTGAGGCTATCAACGCCGCAAACGCAGCGTCAGGCCAACCGTGCGCGGCTGACCGACAAAGGCATTAAACGTACCCGACTGCAAAGGCGCGCCAAACACCACCTGATAGTAGGTTTCATCGGTCAGATTGGTCCCCCACAGGTCGAGCGCCACCGTCTCATTACGGTTCGCCACACTGAGACGGCCATTCATTAATGTATAAGCGCCCTGAATCTTGATGGGGGCGAGATCAGAACCGGTATTGTAATCGGAATTATAGCGCGCATCGAGCGCCGCGCCCCAGTTCAGGCCCTGCCATTCGCGGTGGTAATCGGCCTGAAGCGTCGCTGACCATTTGGGGGCAAACGAGGCGCGGGCATCGGCGAGGCGCGGCAGGCCGGGCACGGGCTGCGATCCGAACTGGCTCTCGGACCAGGTGACCCCGCTGACCAGACGCAGGCCGTTTTTCAGCGTCAGGCGCGTTTCCGTCTCTATGCCGTGCGATGTCAGCTCTGGCACTGAGGTGACAAGGAAGGTCGCACCGAGGAAGGTATTCAATTGAAAGTCGCGGAAGTCCTGATGGAAGGCGGCGGCATCAAAGGCCAGACGCCCGCGCCACCAGCGGCCTTTCAGCCCGACCTCATAGGCGGTGACGGTTTCCGCACGGAAAGAGGTATCGCGATCGGCCGCATAGGTCGTCGTCTGTTCGCGGTCGAGATTGAAGCCGCCGCCCTTCCAGCCGCGCGCCACCGAGGCATAGCTCATCAGCGAAGGCGTGGTTTGCCAACTCAGCTTGAACGTGCCGGTCACGGCATCGTCCGACATCTTTTGCGTCAGGTCGAGACGGTTGAAGGCGGGGTTGGAAAAGGACTGACACAGCGTCCCCAGACCCGACGACCCCAGCTTTTGTGCCGCCGCGCAGCCGACGCCGCCATCCGTATTGCTATAGGCGGAGTTCAGCGTCTTGGTCTGACGGTTGAGGCGCAGCCCCAGTACCGCCGACACCTCTGTTGTGAGGGCCCAGTCGAGATTGGCGAACAGGGCGGCATTGCGTTCCGTTTGACGGTGAATGTCGCGCGCCCCGCCGCCGATGGGATAGGCGCTCCCCGCAGTCAGACCGGTCAGGCTGGATACGCGGGTCGTCGAAGCGCCGCTGGATAACAGCAGGCTGAGATAGGGCTCATAGTCTTCGCCATAGACGTAGGAATCTCGCCGCGTCACTTTTTCCGAGGACAGATAGACGCCGGTCAGCCAGTCGAGCGGGCCGTTTTTCCCGGACAGTCGCCATTCCTGACTGAGCGTATCGAAGCGCGTGCCGAAATCATCCGGAATGCGGTAATAGATGTCCGCGCCTGAAAAGTCGGCATCATAACCCTGACGGTGATCGAAGCGCCGTGCGGCCGTCAGGCTGGTCAGGGTCGGGCCGCTGTCGAGCCGCCAGTTGACCTCCGCAGACAGGCCGCCATCCTTGATATGCTGAGCGGTTGAGCGGTTGCTGAAGGTACGGCGCCCGTCGATATTGGCGGTGGTAGCCACCCCCTGACCCGATGCCAGACCGTTGATCCACGGCGCGGTTGCGCCCACCTGAACCACCGTGCCGGTGCAGCAGTTTTCATCGCGCGCCGTATAGTCGGCAATCAGCCGCACCTTGAGACGGTCGGCGTCCATATACAGCAACTGACCGCGCAAAGAGTCGTAGTTCTGATCGCCGTCGCGGCTGTCGCTGCGCGGCCCCTGGCCTGTATTGATCCGGTATTGGCCATCGCGTTGCCGGTGAACCAGAGACAGCGATCCGGCCCATTTGTCGGCCAGTGGTCCCGACACATAGGCGGTTGCGGCGAAGGTGCCGCGCTCACCCGCCGTAAGTTCATAGACCTGCTCCGGCGTAAAGCGCGGGGCCTGAGTGACGGCCTGAATAATGCCCGCCGATGCGCCCTTGCCGAACAGGCTGGTTTGCGGCCCTTTGAGGATTTCGATGCGCTCAACGACGCCCAGATCGCTCATGGCCGTGGCCGTGCGCGCCCGCACCACACCGTCGATGACGACGCTTACCGAAGACTCCAGCCCCGGATTGTCGCCCACCGTGCCGACACCGCGCAACCGCGCCGTGGTCTGGGCCTCATTGGCCGTGGAAGTGATCAGAAGGGACGGGGTCAGCACCTGTGCATCGCGCAAATCATAGGCCCCGCCACTGCGCAATTGGTCGCCGGTGATTACGGCCACAGAGATCGGGGCGCGCGCCAGCGATTCCGGCTTCTTACGCGCCGTCACCACCACTTCGGTTACCTCCTGTGCCCATACGGGTACCGCTACAAGGCTGACCAAGGCACTGGCGCTCAGCAGACGGACAACGAGGGGGAGTACGCGGCGGCGGGAAGATAAACGCATGCGGGAACCTTGGACATTTTATTTTATTGAACGCCACCCAATAAAACGTTCAAAAAATATGCGCAAGGTCAAATTACTGTCCTCAGGTGCACGGACTGAAGTAGGTCAGATGTGAAGGTAAATGGGATGACGCCATCCTTCAGAGGGGGGGTTAGTTGGTTAGAATCCATACAGAGAATTGGTTTCTCCAAACTTATCGGCCTGTTCGTTGACGCGGACAGGTCTGAAATTTTATCGACCTATTTCAAACACAATTCAGATATATCTAAATACGCATCAGAGACACGCGGGTTTCACCGTGTTTCTGATAGGTATACACACACAGAAAGGTATCTGAATCATGAGGGACTTTCCCTTTGGACGCGGGCGGGGCGGTGGTCATCATCGCGGCTGGCCCGAAGAGGGCCGTGGCGGCCCGTTTGGTGAGCGCGGGCCTGGTCGGCATGGCCGGGGCGGTCGCGGTCGCGGCTTCGGTCATGGCGGCCTGCGGCTGGTGCTGCTCAGGCTGATCAGCGACAAACCCAGCCACGGCTATGAACTGATCCGCGCCATCGACGACCATTTCAACGGTCAGTACGCGCCGTCGCCCGGCATTGTCTATCCGGCCCTGAGCTGGCTGGAAGATGGCGGCTTCATCACCATCACCCCCGATGCCGAAGGCCGCAAGGTCGCCACCATCACCGAAGCGGGTACGGCTTTTCTGGCTGAGCGCGCCGAAGAGGTGGAACGCCTGTTTGCCGAGGCCCCGCAAAGCGCCCCGGAAGGGCCGGATTTCGCGCCGATCTTTCGCGCCATGGACAATCTCAAGGCGGCTCTGCGCAACCGCGCGGCGCGACCACTGACGCAGGACGAACTGCACGCCATTGTCGACGGCATCGACGATCTGGCCCGCCGTATCGAGAGGTCGTGAGATGGCCGAAGACAATCGCACACCCCTGCGCGTTCGCTTCGAACTGCGCCGCCGCGAACTGCGGGTGGCTGAGCGTCACCTGCTGACACCGCATATGCTGCGTCTGGTCCTCAGTGGCGATCTGGAGGGGTTTCAGTCGCTGGGCTTTGATGATCATGTGAAGCTCTTGTTTCCCGATCCGCAGGGCGGAGAAACGCCGGTCATGCGCGACTACACGCCGCGCGCCTTTGATGTGAGCAAGGGGCGGCTGACCCTCGACTTTGCCCTGCATGACCCGGCGGGACCGGCCACCCAATGGGCGTTACAAGCGAAGATCGGCGATACGCTCCACATTGGCGGCCCGCGCGGTTCCCAGGTGTGGCTGGATGCGTTCGACCATTATCTGCTGATCGGTGATGAAACAGCCTTGCCGGCCATCGGCCGTCGTCTGGAAAGCGCCCCGGCGGGTCAGGTGATTACGGTGCTGGCCTTGGTCGAAACTGCGGCTGAGCGTCAGACGTGGGTCACTCAGGCCAAGGCGGATATTCGCTGGCTTTATCGTGCCGAAGCCGATGATGTGCTGAGCGCCATCGACGCTCTGACCCTCCCTGCCGATCCGCTGGTGTGGATCGCCGGAGAGGCGCAGTGGGCCCGCACGGTCAGGAGCCATCTGCACGACAGGGGTTTTAATCCGAAGGGATAAAGGCCTCTGGGTATTGGCTCAAGGGTGAACCGGGTGCGCACACCTCGCTCGATTAACGTACCTTCCGCAAGCTTGATCTGTAACGGCCTGTGTGGCGTATTAAAGCCACATTGACGTTTGATAGTGGAGGCTCGATACTCCCTCGCCAATACGGGCTTTTTCACAGGGAGTTGAGTGTTAAGACCATGCGTAAGATGATGATTGGTGCGGCACTTGGCGTCTCTCTGGTAACGCTCGCCGCCTGCGCGACCCCCACCCCTTATCAGCCTGTGACGGGTGACCCGTCTTCGTCTCTGGCGCGCGGCTATTCCGACCAGCGG
Protein-coding regions in this window:
- a CDS encoding pentapeptide repeat-containing protein, translating into MHTLSDQILDRGAILLLANRGEPVRLVGCEAEGLDLSDFILNGWVFEDCILRKTKFRGTKLEQAQFISCKGGQADFTSADLTEAQFTACDFNNTPFKGAGLAQARFLRCKLTGADFSHSRNMDVNFEDCRLNDARLKNFSFVKQTLKSLDLTNADLQGCDFRQAVFEECSLRDALLDHARFEGADLRGTDIGGVRLEDARRFKGATISRSQAAELLSELGLKVR
- a CDS encoding PQQ-dependent sugar dehydrogenase; translation: MKRRDLLLTGLSLSLLLTTPACAQTASHPAPESNAFEASVFAEGIEQPWGMAFLPDGRLLVTEKAGGIKLISKDGKSLQSISGGPTVVDYGQGGLLGVAVDPKFSENGLVYFSFSEEGENDTAGTAVARGKLDGSAITGLQVIWRQTPKVESANHWGSRIVFSKDGQYLFITVGDRANQRPLVQRLDTTVGKTLRIHPDGSIPDDNPFVKTARAKPEIWSLGHRNQQGAFVHPETGDLWTNEHGPQGGDEINIVKPGKNYGWPLITYGEEYGGGKIGQTAKEGLEQPLYYWTPSMAPGNMVFYNGPYKQWQGKVFVASLKFRYLGMITLENGKVVKEEKLLTNFRERIRDVVQGPDGALYAAFDNAEGRIVRVVPK
- a CDS encoding siderophore-interacting protein is translated as MAEDNRTPLRVRFELRRRELRVAERHLLTPHMLRLVLSGDLEGFQSLGFDDHVKLLFPDPQGGETPVMRDYTPRAFDVSKGRLTLDFALHDPAGPATQWALQAKIGDTLHIGGPRGSQVWLDAFDHYLLIGDETALPAIGRRLESAPAGQVITVLALVETAAERQTWVTQAKADIRWLYRAEADDVLSAIDALTLPADPLVWIAGEAQWARTVRSHLHDRGFNPKG
- the trmD gene encoding tRNA (guanosine(37)-N1)-methyltransferase TrmD: MTDLPEHPPETPAPYRVSVLTMFPEAFPGPLGVSVLGNAQKESGLWALEPVDIRTFSSDKRGFLDDTPAGGGPGQVLKADVIAKALDSLGSDDRPKVYMSARGRRLTQDKVREWSKASGLIVLCGRFEGVDQRVLDARGFEEISVGDAVLAGGESAAMVTIEAVVRLIPGVLGAAESLDTESFEDGLLEHPQYTRPRTFEGLDIPEVLLSGDHKKIAVWKQKQREATTKERRPDLWAAYLSKSQAKGAPKAE
- a CDS encoding TonB-dependent receptor; this encodes MRLSSRRRVLPLVVRLLSASALVSLVAVPVWAQEVTEVVVTARKKPESLARAPISVAVITGDQLRSGGAYDLRDAQVLTPSLLITSTANEAQTTARLRGVGTVGDNPGLESSVSVVIDGVVRARTATAMSDLGVVERIEILKGPQTSLFGKGASAGIIQAVTQAPRFTPEQVYELTAGERGTFAATAYVSGPLADKWAGSLSLVHRQRDGQYRINTGQGPRSDSRDGDQNYDSLRGQLLYMDADRLKVRLIADYTARDENCCTGTVVQVGATAPWINGLASGQGVATTANIDGRRTFSNRSTAQHIKDGGLSAEVNWRLDSGPTLTSLTAARRFDHRQGYDADFSGADIYYRIPDDFGTRFDTLSQEWRLSGKNGPLDWLTGVYLSSEKVTRRDSYVYGEDYEPYLSLLLSSGASTTRVSSLTGLTAGSAYPIGGGARDIHRQTERNAALFANLDWALTTEVSAVLGLRLNRQTKTLNSAYSNTDGGVGCAAAQKLGSSGLGTLCQSFSNPAFNRLDLTQKMSDDAVTGTFKLSWQTTPSLMSYASVARGWKGGGFNLDREQTTTYAADRDTSFRAETVTAYEVGLKGRWWRGRLAFDAAAFHQDFRDFQLNTFLGATFLVTSVPELTSHGIETETRLTLKNGLRLVSGVTWSESQFGSQPVPGLPRLADARASFAPKWSATLQADYHREWQGLNWGAALDARYNSDYNTGSDLAPIKIQGAYTLMNGRLSVANRNETVALDLWGTNLTDETYYQVVFGAPLQSGTFNAFVGQPRTVGLTLRLRR
- a CDS encoding TonB-dependent receptor domain-containing protein, with product MSSSKRLAGTSLSVLASLLLVSAAAAQTTTAPAEKPAEQKATEKTPEKVEEPTTVTVTGAKSQNRIDRQVYDNSKNADAAIGTAADTLNKVPGVTVDANGNVALRGNTNVQVYIDGKPSAMMQGDNRAGAIQAMSGGDIASVEVMNNPGAQFSSEGTGGIINLVMRKNRRPGGFGSANVAVGDGRYNGGVNGSYTVGKISLNGGINYRDESGTGRTTRRLINRDANGNIVSRTDSNGEGTGGFTNFALNGGIDYNLDDTNTLSAQVTYNKREFTSEGTGVSATYNALGAATQRFINQSRSKNPGSDQSLALTWSHTGNLPGETLKADLRISRSTGGSEYVNINNFTVPTVSTTTDTKISSRALSSTVFSIDYNRPVGTDQLTTGIQITRDDNTVSNESTGIGADGLSNDLLSSRFQYKQTISAAYATYQKPFGEKWVVLGGVRVENLDLDTLLASTGTRTSINYTKVSPSLFATYLLSDTAKLRFSYARRLQRPNPQALNAAITYVDAQNVSQGNPNLKPQETDSFEVGYEVTKPKINYQIRGYYRENNDVITQTSRFLTGNVLLTTQENGGSSTAGGVEVNINGQVTPKLNLSLGGDVARTELTTPANGTQEADSVNGRMNFTYTLTPKDTLQAFFFARGKTLTGQGYTEPFGMGNITYARKLTPKATLTVTVRDPLNTGKSVSYTDTKTVYSESSRSQQASVFYVGLRYTFGGPAPANAQQNQMRMMGGPGMGPRPGGM
- a CDS encoding PadR family transcriptional regulator, with the protein product MRDFPFGRGRGGGHHRGWPEEGRGGPFGERGPGRHGRGGRGRGFGHGGLRLVLLRLISDKPSHGYELIRAIDDHFNGQYAPSPGIVYPALSWLEDGGFITITPDAEGRKVATITEAGTAFLAERAEEVERLFAEAPQSAPEGPDFAPIFRAMDNLKAALRNRAARPLTQDELHAIVDGIDDLARRIERS
- the rplS gene encoding 50S ribosomal protein L19, with product MNLLQKIEAEEVAKLKAGKTVPAFQPGDTVRVNVKIKEGDRERVQAYEGVVIARAGTGINETFTVRKISFGEGVERKFPLLSPNIDSIEVKRRGVVRRAKLYYLRDRRGKSARIVERSQNSTRGSKGDELRAQMAASESTEG